The following DNA comes from Sediminitomix flava.
CGAGATTTCAATTGTTTTTTTCTCTACACTGTTTACTTTCCCGAATATGGTATTTCCATATTTTGCATTCATCGACCATGTACCTTCTTTTTCAGCAAATTGAAGTGTTGCAGGAGTCGATGTTTCATTCAAATCTTTACCACTTTGGTAACCTTTGAATTCCCAAACGTAACTAGCTAATTTTTCAGCATTTGGATGTATATCTTGAGCAAAAGCTGTAGCTATACAGAAGAATAGAGCGGTCAGAATACTAAATTTCTTCTTCATGTTTGTAAGTTGTTATATACATTTATCTTGTTCGGAAATAGGACACAACAAAGGTTCATTTGGTTGTGAAAATTTTTCTTAAGACGGCCATTTATGATGTCTCAAACTAAAAGTCACAACCCCTCCTATTCTAAAATCATCATTATCAATATCT
Coding sequences within:
- a CDS encoding META domain-containing protein, whose amino-acid sequence is MKKKFSILTALFFCIATAFAQDIHPNAEKLASYVWEFKGYQSGKDLNETSTPATLQFAEKEGTWSMNAKYGNTIFGKVNSVEKKTIEISDQLGMTMMVSPEGEMEFVDFLKNVTNYKIKKDKLFLMVKGSNQKMVFEIKENKE